One genomic segment of Musa acuminata AAA Group cultivar baxijiao chromosome BXJ3-3, Cavendish_Baxijiao_AAA, whole genome shotgun sequence includes these proteins:
- the LOC135632903 gene encoding transcription factor MYB35-like, with protein MGRPPCCDKSTVKRGLWTAEEDAKLLAYTSTHGTGNWTTVPKKAGLKRCGKSCRLRWTNYLRPNLKHEGFTLEEEERIVALHATIGSRWSIIANQLPGRTDNDVKNYWNTKLSKKLCQKGIDPVTHRPISEIIQSIEHLQHETAAAAAASRFNSNFRYKPATAGARIGCLNRDLRSVFLSRPAPTVNSASGSSSSPNLNLFAQTQVGSPMPTYFSPSEASSSSTAATTPKATAPPSSPEFKWTDFLIEDDDDAYAKNKAKEVVTWSDVAAKHNAAVDEGTSHRAGACYGSSSFVDAILEQERELVSKFYEEFLSNPNDLPW; from the exons ATGGGGAGGCCTCCATGCTGCGATAAATCAACGGTGAAGAGGGGACTTTGGACAGCTGAGGAAGACGCGAAGCTACTTGCATATACCTCCACCCATGGAACTGGGAACTGGACAACTGTTCCAAAAAAAGCAG GATTgaagagatgtggcaagagctgtaGACTGCGGTGGACGAATTATTTGAGGCCTAACCTCAAGCACGAGGGCTTCACTCTTGAAGAAGAAGAGCGAATTGTAGCCCTCCATGCGACAATAGGAAGCAG GTGGTCTATAATAGCAAACCAACTCCCCGGCCGCACCGACAACGACgtgaagaactactggaacaccaaGCTCAGCAAGAAACTGTGCCAGAAGGGGATCGACCCCGTCACCCACCGTCCTATCTCCGAGATCATTCAGAGCATCGAACACCTGCAACATgaaaccgccgccgccgccgccgcaagcAGATTCAACAGTAACTTTCGGTACAAACCAGCCACCGCCGGAGCCCGAATCGGCTGCCTTAACCGCGACCTCAGGAGCGTCTTCCTCTCGCGACCTGCGCCGACCGTAAACTCCGCTTCCGGGAGCAGCTCGTCGCCCAACCTCAACCTCTTCGCCCAAACCCAAGTTGGAAGCCCGATGCCAACATACTTCTCGCCTAGCgaagcctcctcctcctcgacggCAGCGACGACGCCCAAAGCGACGGCACCACCTTCGTCTCCGGAGTTCAAGTGGACCGATTTCCTCATCGAGGATGATGACGATGCTTATGCTAAGAACAAGGCCAAAGAAGTGGTAACATGGAGCGACGTTGCTGCCAAGCATAATGCTGCAGTGGATGAGGGGACGAGCCATCGCGCAGGAGCGTGTTATGGGTCGAGTTCTTTCGTGGATGCCATCTTGGAACAAGAGAGGGAATTGGTATCCAAGTTCTATGAGGAGTTCCTGAGCAATCCCAATGATCTTCCATGGTGA
- the LOC135633460 gene encoding protein G1-like7 — protein sequence MEPAPHGRGGPDEGPSSSSAAADPTPDPPQSPQQPPPPPQQQRQPLSRYESQKRRDWNTFLQYLKNHKPPLTLARCSGAHVIEFLKYLDQFGKTKVHSPGCTFFGQPNPPASCACPLKQAWGSLDALIGRLRAAYEENGGRQESNPFAARAVRSYLREVRESHSKARGIPYEKKKRKRARSLAAEGSSGGGGEPSTMAPPAAGGPISASDSSSGGGGAMSSVVGEIRPGCDQPGGSSSVS from the coding sequence ATGGAACCGGCGCCGCACGGGCGCGGAGGCCCTGACGAAGGcccttcctcctcttccgccGCCGCCGACCCAACCCCTGATCCTCCTCAATCTCCACAgcagccacctcctcctcctcagcaGCAGCGGCAACCGCTGAGTCGGTACGAGTCGCAGAAGAGGCGAGACTGGAACACGTTCCTGCAGTACCTGAAGAACCACAAGCCGCCGTTGACGCTCGCGAGGTGCAGCGGCGCGCATGTGATCGAGTTCTTGAAGTACCTGGACCAGTTCGGGAAGACGAAGGTGCACTCCCCAGGATGCACCTTCTTCGGCCAACCCAACCCGCCGGCCTCCTGCGCGTGCCCCCTCAAGCAAGCCTGGGGCTCACTCGACGCCCTCATCGGCCGCCTCCGCGCCGCCTACGAGGAGAACGGGGGCCGGCAGGAGTCCAACCCCTTCGCCGCCCGGGCCGTCAGGAGTTACCTCAGGGAGGTGCGGGAGAGCCATTCGAAGGCTCGCGGCATCCCctacgagaagaagaagaggaagcgagcACGGTCTTTGGCCGCCGAGGGGAGTTCGGGCGGCGGAGGGGAGCCGTCCACTATGGCTCCACCTGCTGCGGGCGGGCCTATTAGTGCCAGTGACAGCAGTAGCGGGGGCGGCGGCGCTATGAGTTCCGTGGTCGGAGAGATCAGACCAGGCTGCGATCAGCCCGGTGGTTCATCATCCGTTTCATGA